Below is a window of Candidatus Poribacteria bacterium DNA.
GTCGTGATGCCGTGCGTTTCCGGGAATGTTCCCGTCGCAATACTCACATTGTTGACATTTGTCACGGACGGGATAACGGCGTTGACGTGTTCATAGAAACCGGCTTCCGCCAATTTCCGCATATTCGGGATGTCGCTTGCAGCGAGGTAGTCATGACTGCCCGCGTCGATACAGAGGATGAGAACTTTGCGTCTTTTCACGCCTTGTGTGTTGCTCCATGGTGAGTGTTGTCGTACTTTAAAACCTGCCTATCTGTGAAGGAAATTGTAGCAGCACTTCACTCAAATTGCAAAAGTTTTCTTTTCCTTCGGGATTTGAATTGTTATTCCAGCGGAAATCTGTTATAATAAACTTAAAATCCGGCAATAGCGAGGTCTGGTTATGTATAGGAGAAACGGCTCTTCCGAATTAGCGAAACTAATGTTCAAGAATTTCGGAGACGATGAAAAACTGAGACAGCTTCTGACGGATACCTACTCGGAAGCCGATCTGACCACCTATCTTCATAGCGATGACCCGTTGCTTGGACGTGCTGCTGGGTTTGCCCTTCGGTTAATCGGCACGTCCGAAGTGATTCCCGCCTTGGTAGACGCACTTAAAAACGATGATCGCGGTACGCGCTACAATGCTGAATACGCGCTCTGGGAAATTTGGTCACACTCCGGCGATGATTCTGTTGACGCGATGCTCGCTGATGGAAAAGATTTACTGAAAAATGAAGCGTATCAACAGGCGGTCGCGCTTTTCACGACAATAATTGAGGCGGCTCCGAGTTTCGCTGAAGGCTATAACCAACGCGCAATCGCTTATTTCATGCTTGAAGAGTGGAGCAAGGCGATCCGCGATTGCAAGCAAACGATTACCCTTAATCCGCACCACTTCGGTGCGTTCGCTGGAATGGGACACGTTTACGTGAGGCTCGGTAAGCTTGAAGAGGCGATCGAGGCGTATAAGCAGGCATTAATTATTAATCCGAATCTGATTTCTATTGCTGAAGCAGTTTTACGGCTCCACCGTCAGCTTGAAAAGGAATAAAATTGATTTAATAGATATGGCTATATCAGATCGAAATCGCCTCCTAAAACCGCTTTTAGTTTGCATTGCGACGGCAAGTTTTTTGCTATGGGCAATCTATCGGTTATTGGTGCAGGCGAAACTCGCTTTACCAGTGGATTGCTTCTTCATGGCACAAGCATGTGTCGTGTTTTTGATTGCGCCTTACCTTGCTGCCAGCCGTTTTCTGGGAGGGTATTTTGGATCGCCGTCTATGAGTTCTACTGCATCGCTACTCAGACTCAGTCCCATTTCTTCTATATGGCAGTTATTACGAATGCTGCTCATAAGTCAGATGTCTCTGTTATGCTGGATATTTTTATCCACTGCTATTGCTTTCTTTCTTACAAATACCCCTTTTGTAAAGATGTTACAGATGTTCACAATATTGGTGGTTTATAGTCTGTCAGCAGGGGCAGTTGGAATGTGGGGTGCACGGGTTTTCAGAGATGCGCTTTTTGGGACGGAATGTGCCTATCTTTTATGGTGTGTGTTAATAGGTGGCGTGTTTTTATTAGCACCGCTGGATCGTTATGTGAACAATATTCAACCTGTGATTTCACCCGTGCTTCATATCAATCCGCTTATTGCTGTCTGCTATATCTTTGAGATAGATCCTTTTAGATCCCCGTTCATCTATAAACTGACACCCGTCGGGTCGTATCATGTCCCGTATACGCCTTGGTATGTTGTGGGTTTCTGGCAACTTCTAATAGGTATTTGCTGTTTTTTCGGGGCGTGGCGAATATCCAGTCCGTATAAGCGTGTTTTGTAATATGTTTCCTGCCGAGAGGATTTCATGGCTATAGCAGAAAAACCAATTATTAGTGTTTCAGGTGTCCGAGGTGAGGTAGGTGTTTCACTTGATGTCAGAGTCATTACG
It encodes the following:
- a CDS encoding tetratricopeptide repeat protein is translated as MYRRNGSSELAKLMFKNFGDDEKLRQLLTDTYSEADLTTYLHSDDPLLGRAAGFALRLIGTSEVIPALVDALKNDDRGTRYNAEYALWEIWSHSGDDSVDAMLADGKDLLKNEAYQQAVALFTTIIEAAPSFAEGYNQRAIAYFMLEEWSKAIRDCKQTITLNPHHFGAFAGMGHVYVRLGKLEEAIEAYKQALIINPNLISIAEAVLRLHRQLEKE